The proteins below are encoded in one region of Aeromonas veronii:
- the pheS gene encoding phenylalanine--tRNA ligase subunit alpha has product MQQLEEVVGQAKAEIEGVSDIATLDEIRVKYLGKKGFFTEQMKGLGALTAEERPAAGAVINQAKQQVQDALNARREALEVAVLNQKLAAETIDISLPGRRIENGGLHPVTRTIERIERLFGEMGFKVERGPEIEDGFHNFDALNIPAHHPARTDHDTFYFNPDLMLRTHTSGVQIRTMEHQQPPIRIIAPGRVYRNDYDMTHTPMFHQVEGLLVDEHASFTELKGILHDFLRNYFEEDLTIRFRPSYFPFTEPSAEVDVMGKNGKWLEVLGCGMVHPNVLRSVGIDPEKYSGFAFGMGVERLTMLRYGVNDLRAFFENDLRFLKQFK; this is encoded by the coding sequence ATGCAACAGCTTGAAGAAGTAGTCGGCCAGGCCAAGGCCGAAATTGAGGGCGTGAGCGACATTGCGACCCTCGACGAGATCCGGGTCAAATATCTGGGTAAAAAAGGCTTTTTTACCGAGCAGATGAAGGGCCTCGGGGCACTCACTGCCGAGGAGCGTCCCGCCGCGGGGGCCGTGATCAACCAGGCCAAGCAGCAGGTTCAGGATGCCCTGAACGCGCGCCGTGAAGCTCTGGAAGTCGCCGTGCTGAACCAGAAGCTGGCTGCCGAGACCATCGACATCAGCCTGCCGGGCCGTCGTATCGAAAACGGCGGTCTGCACCCGGTGACCCGCACCATCGAGCGCATCGAGCGCCTGTTTGGCGAGATGGGCTTCAAAGTGGAGCGCGGTCCCGAAATCGAAGATGGCTTCCACAACTTCGATGCCCTGAACATCCCGGCTCATCACCCGGCCCGCACCGATCACGATACCTTCTACTTCAATCCGGACCTGATGCTGCGCACCCACACCTCTGGCGTGCAGATCCGCACCATGGAGCATCAGCAGCCGCCGATCCGCATCATTGCCCCGGGCCGGGTCTATCGTAACGATTACGACATGACCCACACCCCCATGTTCCACCAGGTCGAAGGGCTGTTGGTAGACGAACATGCCAGCTTTACCGAGCTCAAAGGCATATTGCACGACTTCTTGCGCAATTACTTCGAAGAAGATCTCACCATCCGCTTCCGTCCCTCTTACTTCCCGTTCACCGAGCCGAGCGCCGAAGTGGACGTGATGGGCAAGAATGGCAAGTGGCTGGAAGTGCTGGGCTGCGGCATGGTGCACCCGAACGTGCTGCGTTCGGTGGGCATCGATCCGGAAAAATACTCCGGCTTTGCCTTCGGCATGGGCGTCGAACGTCTGACCATGCTGCGCTACGGGGTCAACGACCTGCGTGCCTTCTTCGAAAACGACCTGCGCTTCCTCAAGCAGTTCAAGTAA
- a CDS encoding alkyl/aryl-sulfatase, protein MKYTQRKMKPLFIKLVLAGLVTSLSLPSLAAEDLRKEAAAATQAANDKLLTELPFADKTDFENANKGFIAALPSAPIKGEAGNLIWDPQKYGFIKEGQKAPATVNPSLWRQSQLINISGLFKVTDGIYQVRNLDLSNMTIIEGKEGLTLVDPLVSAETAKIALDLYYEHQGKKPVKAVIYTHSHVDHYGGVRGVVDEADVKTGKVKIYAPDGFMEAAVAENIMAGNVMSRRASYMYGNLLPADEKGQVGAGLGTTTSAGTVTLIAPTNIITKTGQKEVIDGLTYEFMMAPGSEAPSEMLWFIEEKKAISAAEDATHTLHNTYSLRGAKIREPLPWSKYLNQALSMWGDKAEVMFAQHHWPTWGNKEVTTLLKSQRDLYRYINDETLRLANMGYTRDEIAEQFKLPDTLANTWANRGYYGSISHNVKATYVLYLGWFDGNPATLNELSPTESAKKYVEFMGGADEVLKKAKASYDKGEYRWVAQVVKHVVFADPSNKAAKELEADALEQMGYQAESGPWRNFYLTGAKELRSGVTPLPTPNTASPDTVRAMSLDMFFDYLAVRLNGPKSGAAKAVLNFDFGDTGGKYKVELENGVLNHTANSEASNADTTIALSRDTLNNLILKQTTLEKAVAAGDVKISGNADKLKEVLGYLDNFEFWFNIVTP, encoded by the coding sequence ATGAAATACACGCAACGAAAAATGAAACCTCTTTTCATCAAGTTGGTGCTGGCCGGTCTGGTCACGAGCTTGTCCTTGCCGAGCCTGGCCGCCGAGGATCTGCGCAAGGAGGCCGCGGCCGCCACCCAGGCCGCCAACGACAAGCTGTTGACCGAGCTGCCATTTGCCGACAAGACCGACTTCGAGAATGCCAACAAGGGCTTCATCGCCGCCCTGCCGTCAGCCCCCATCAAGGGGGAGGCGGGCAACCTCATCTGGGATCCGCAGAAGTACGGTTTCATCAAGGAGGGGCAGAAGGCCCCCGCGACCGTCAACCCCAGCCTCTGGCGCCAGTCCCAATTGATCAACATCAGCGGCCTGTTCAAGGTCACCGATGGGATTTATCAGGTGCGTAACTTGGATTTGTCCAACATGACCATCATCGAGGGCAAGGAGGGGCTTACCCTGGTTGATCCCCTGGTTTCTGCCGAAACCGCCAAGATAGCCCTGGATCTCTACTACGAGCATCAGGGCAAGAAGCCGGTCAAGGCCGTGATCTATACCCACAGCCACGTGGATCACTACGGCGGCGTGCGCGGCGTAGTTGACGAGGCCGATGTGAAGACCGGCAAGGTGAAGATCTACGCACCGGATGGTTTCATGGAGGCGGCGGTCGCCGAGAACATCATGGCGGGCAACGTCATGAGTCGCCGTGCCAGCTACATGTATGGCAACCTGCTGCCGGCGGACGAGAAGGGCCAGGTCGGGGCCGGTCTTGGGACCACCACCTCGGCGGGGACCGTGACCCTGATCGCCCCCACCAACATCATCACCAAGACGGGCCAGAAAGAGGTCATCGACGGGTTGACCTATGAGTTCATGATGGCGCCGGGCTCGGAAGCGCCGTCCGAGATGCTCTGGTTCATCGAGGAGAAGAAGGCCATCTCCGCCGCCGAGGATGCGACCCACACCCTGCACAACACCTACTCCCTGCGCGGCGCCAAGATCCGTGAGCCGCTGCCCTGGTCCAAGTACCTGAACCAGGCGCTCTCCATGTGGGGTGACAAGGCCGAGGTCATGTTCGCCCAGCACCACTGGCCTACCTGGGGCAACAAGGAGGTCACCACCCTGCTCAAATCCCAGCGTGATCTCTATCGCTACATCAACGATGAGACCCTGCGTCTGGCCAACATGGGCTACACCCGCGACGAGATCGCCGAGCAGTTCAAGCTGCCGGATACCCTGGCCAACACCTGGGCCAACCGCGGTTACTACGGTTCCATCAGTCACAACGTGAAGGCGACCTATGTGCTCTATCTCGGCTGGTTTGACGGCAACCCGGCGACCCTGAACGAGCTGAGCCCGACCGAGTCGGCCAAGAAGTACGTGGAGTTCATGGGCGGTGCCGACGAGGTGCTGAAGAAAGCCAAGGCCTCCTACGACAAGGGTGAGTACCGCTGGGTGGCTCAGGTGGTGAAACACGTGGTGTTCGCCGATCCGAGCAACAAGGCGGCCAAGGAGCTCGAAGCCGATGCCCTTGAGCAGATGGGTTATCAGGCCGAGTCCGGCCCGTGGCGCAACTTCTACCTGACCGGTGCCAAGGAGCTGCGCAGCGGCGTCACGCCGCTGCCGACCCCGAACACCGCGAGCCCGGATACGGTACGCGCCATGTCGCTCGACATGTTCTTCGATTACCTGGCGGTGCGCCTGAACGGGCCCAAGTCCGGCGCAGCCAAGGCGGTACTGAACTTCGACTTCGGCGATACCGGTGGCAAGTACAAGGTGGAACTGGAGAACGGGGTGCTGAACCACACCGCCAACAGCGAGGCCAGCAACGCCGATACCACGATCGCCCTGTCACGGGATACCCTGAACAACCTGATCTTGAAGCAAACCACCCTGGAAAAAGCCGTCGCGGCAGGGGATGTGAAGATCAGCGGCAATGCCGACAAACTCAAGGAAGTGCTGGGTTATCTGGACAACTTCGAGTTCTGGTTCAACATTGTGACGCCTTGA
- the rplT gene encoding 50S ribosomal protein L20, producing MPRVKRGVTARARHKKVMKAAKGYYGARSRVYRVAVQAVTKAGQYAYRDRRQKKRQFRQLWIARINAAARQNGLSYSRLINGLKKASIEIDRKILSDIAVHDKLAFTALVEKAKAALV from the coding sequence ATGCCAAGAGTTAAACGTGGTGTGACCGCTCGCGCTCGTCACAAGAAAGTAATGAAAGCCGCCAAGGGTTACTACGGCGCCCGTTCCCGTGTCTACCGCGTAGCGGTACAAGCGGTAACCAAAGCTGGTCAGTATGCCTACCGTGACCGTCGTCAGAAGAAGCGTCAGTTCCGTCAGCTGTGGATCGCGCGTATCAACGCTGCTGCCCGTCAGAACGGTCTGTCCTACAGCCGTCTGATCAACGGTCTGAAGAAGGCTTCTATCGAGATCGATCGCAAGATCCTGTCCGATATCGCCGTTCACGACAAGTTGGCTTTCACCGCCCTGGTTGAAAAGGCTAAAGCAGCGCTGGTTTAA
- the rpmI gene encoding 50S ribosomal protein L35, which produces MPKMKTNRGAAKRFKKTGSGRFKCKHNHLRHILTKKSSKRKRKLGPKFMVSAADHKRVVACLPYA; this is translated from the coding sequence ATGCCGAAGATGAAAACCAACCGGGGCGCCGCAAAGCGCTTCAAGAAGACTGGCTCAGGTCGCTTCAAGTGCAAGCACAACCACCTGCGTCACATCCTGACCAAGAAGAGCAGTAAGCGTAAGCGTAAGCTGGGGCCGAAGTTCATGGTTTCTGCTGCCGACCACAAACGTGTTGTCGCTTGTCTGCCGTACGCATAA
- the infC gene encoding translation initiation factor IF-3, with protein MKGGKKLGKQPQARAHRINEEIRLKEVRLTGLDGEAIGITSIQDALNLALEAGVDLVEISPNAEPPVCRIMDYGKFLYEKSKTTKEQKKKQKVVQVKEIKFRPGTDEGDYQVKLRNLVRFLEDGDKAKVTLRFRGREMAHQDLGIKVLERVKTDLEELAVVESFPKVEGRQAVMVLAPKKKS; from the coding sequence ATAAAAGGCGGAAAAAAACTGGGCAAGCAACCGCAAGCCCGCGCTCACCGGATCAATGAAGAGATCCGTCTGAAAGAAGTTCGTCTGACCGGTCTGGATGGTGAAGCCATTGGCATCACCTCCATCCAGGATGCACTGAACTTGGCCCTTGAGGCCGGAGTGGATCTGGTCGAGATCAGTCCTAACGCTGAGCCGCCCGTTTGCCGGATCATGGATTACGGCAAATTCCTCTACGAAAAGAGCAAGACCACCAAAGAACAGAAGAAAAAGCAGAAAGTCGTCCAGGTCAAGGAGATCAAATTCCGTCCTGGCACTGACGAAGGCGACTATCAGGTAAAACTACGCAACCTGGTTCGCTTTCTGGAAGACGGGGACAAGGCGAAGGTCACCCTGCGCTTCCGTGGTCGTGAGATGGCCCACCAGGATCTTGGTATCAAGGTACTGGAGCGAGTCAAAACCGATCTGGAAGAGTTGGCCGTAGTCGAATCGTTCCCGAAAGTCGAAGGCCGTCAAGCTGTGATGGTTCTCGCACCTAAGAAGAAATCTTAA
- the thrS gene encoding threonine--tRNA ligase: MPIITLPDGSQRQFAQAVSVMDVAADIGPGLAKACIAGRVNGELVDACELIETDSSLAIITAKDEEGLDILRHSCAHLLGHAIKQLWPQTKMAIGPVIDNGFYYDIDLDRTLTDEDLAALEERMLALAAKDYDVIKKKVSWQEARDVFETRGETYKVEILDQNIARDDQPGLYHHEEYIDMCRGPHVPNMRHCHHFKLQKMSGAYWRGDSNNKMLQRIYGTAWADKKQLKAYLQRLEEAAKRDHRKIGKQLDLYHMQEEAPGMVFWHNDGWTIFRELETFIRGKLKEYDYQEVKGPFMMDRVLWERSGHWEKYAQAMFTTQSENREYAIKPMNCPGHVQIFNQGLKSYRDLPLRMAEFGSCHRNEPSGSLHGLMRVRGFTQDDAHIFCTEDQIMEEVSACIRMVYDVYGTFGFENIVVKLSTRPEQRIGSDEAWDRAEAALAEALVLNGLKYDLQPGEGAFYGPKIEFTLHDCLDRAWQCGTVQLDFALPGRLGATYVGEDNERHVPVMIHRAILGSLERFIGILTEEYAGLFPTWLAPTQAVVMNITDAQADYAVKVAKALNDAGLRAKADLRNEKIGFKIREHTLKRVPFMLVCGDKEVEAGKIAVRTRKGADLGTYPVEELIALLTQEVQTRGQKKVEE; this comes from the coding sequence ATGCCAATCATTACTCTGCCTGACGGCAGTCAACGTCAATTTGCCCAGGCCGTTTCCGTCATGGACGTCGCCGCGGACATCGGTCCCGGTCTCGCCAAGGCGTGCATTGCCGGTCGGGTGAACGGTGAACTGGTGGATGCCTGCGAGTTGATCGAAACCGATTCCTCCCTCGCCATCATCACCGCCAAAGACGAAGAGGGTCTGGACATCCTGCGCCACTCCTGTGCGCACCTGCTCGGCCATGCCATCAAGCAGCTCTGGCCCCAGACCAAGATGGCCATCGGTCCCGTCATCGACAACGGTTTTTATTACGACATCGATCTTGACCGCACCCTGACCGACGAAGATCTGGCAGCCCTGGAAGAGCGCATGCTGGCGCTGGCTGCCAAGGATTACGACGTCATCAAGAAGAAGGTCTCCTGGCAGGAAGCGCGCGACGTGTTCGAAACCCGCGGCGAGACCTACAAGGTCGAGATCCTGGATCAGAACATCGCTCGTGATGACCAGCCTGGTCTGTATCATCACGAAGAGTACATCGACATGTGCCGCGGCCCCCACGTGCCGAACATGCGTCACTGCCACCACTTCAAGTTGCAGAAGATGTCCGGTGCCTACTGGCGCGGCGACTCCAACAACAAGATGCTGCAGCGCATCTACGGTACCGCCTGGGCCGACAAGAAACAGCTCAAGGCCTACCTGCAGCGTCTGGAAGAGGCCGCCAAGCGGGATCACCGCAAGATTGGCAAGCAGCTTGACCTCTACCACATGCAGGAAGAAGCCCCCGGCATGGTGTTCTGGCACAACGACGGCTGGACCATCTTCCGCGAGCTGGAGACCTTCATCCGCGGCAAGCTCAAGGAGTACGACTATCAGGAGGTGAAAGGCCCCTTCATGATGGATCGCGTGCTGTGGGAGCGTTCCGGTCACTGGGAGAAATACGCCCAGGCCATGTTCACTACCCAGTCCGAAAACCGCGAGTACGCCATCAAGCCGATGAACTGCCCGGGTCACGTGCAGATCTTCAACCAGGGTCTGAAGTCCTACCGCGATCTGCCCCTGCGCATGGCCGAGTTCGGCTCCTGCCACCGCAACGAGCCGTCCGGTTCTCTGCACGGCCTGATGCGGGTGCGCGGCTTCACCCAGGATGACGCTCACATCTTCTGTACCGAAGATCAGATCATGGAAGAGGTCTCGGCCTGTATCCGCATGGTCTACGACGTCTATGGCACCTTCGGCTTCGAGAACATCGTGGTCAAGCTCTCCACCCGTCCCGAGCAGCGCATCGGCTCCGATGAAGCCTGGGATCGCGCCGAAGCCGCCCTGGCAGAAGCCCTGGTGCTGAACGGTCTGAAATACGATCTGCAGCCGGGTGAGGGGGCCTTCTACGGTCCCAAGATCGAATTCACCCTGCACGATTGTCTTGATCGTGCGTGGCAGTGTGGTACCGTGCAGCTCGATTTTGCCTTGCCGGGCCGTCTTGGCGCCACTTATGTGGGCGAAGACAACGAGCGCCACGTCCCCGTGATGATCCACCGTGCCATTCTGGGCTCCCTCGAGCGCTTCATCGGGATCCTGACCGAAGAGTACGCCGGTCTGTTCCCGACCTGGTTGGCGCCGACCCAGGCGGTGGTGATGAATATCACGGATGCTCAGGCCGATTATGCGGTGAAAGTAGCCAAGGCATTGAATGATGCGGGCCTTCGCGCAAAAGCGGACTTGAGAAATGAGAAGATTGGCTTTAAAATCCGCGAGCATACTTTGAAGCGAGTACCTTTCATGCTGGTCTGCGGCGATAAAGAAGTAGAAGCCGGTAAGATTGCAGTACGGACTCGTAAAGGGGCTGACCTGGGGACTTATCCTGTTGAAGAGCTGATTGCTCTGTTGACCCAGGAAGTTCAGACCCGCGGACAAAAGAAAGTGGAGGAATAA
- a CDS encoding EAL domain-containing protein, protein MSKYSSFWISLALLLTPLLLVVALSPLLITPISRYLLIDKEQELRAYQNERTQLLNESVRTQLASFKFDCGPTDMALLRDPAYYSRHIRFAGIYTANGKSCSTMGPGLAILEDIKDLPNGQNYSVTATTGAFDTEQETLIYSKRSGNLAYWALDSSWAHELMQSPCPDCFYLEFSHMDPAREHLYFPRGNAAIKTQPDRLSVSSFDQRNKVDQTLSAGNELRHYVAMKLRGYGLPSAILLGLLLTLAYWLLRNYRNSLSGLLKLGLQRREFIPFYQPIVDSRTQEVVGYEALIRWQRGKGFISPAMFIDYAEQQGLIVPITEQLVLKVVDDLAHLPPPRWVSVNLVADHLEQRYLLDMLAKVKWPSPDRLTFELTERLPITNIKVAAREIAKLGLRGYHFKIDDFGTGYGGFAYLQQLGIRSIKIDKMFVDTIGTQDFKRTVLDAIIAFGHESKMEMIAEGVENQAQLDYLTKHGVYLIQGYVYAKPMPLEEALAWNPQQESEPGEIKQA, encoded by the coding sequence ATGTCGAAATACTCTTCCTTCTGGATCTCGTTGGCGCTGTTGCTGACCCCCCTGCTGCTGGTCGTTGCCCTGAGCCCGCTCCTCATTACCCCTATCAGCCGCTATCTGCTTATCGATAAAGAGCAGGAGCTGCGGGCCTATCAAAACGAACGTACTCAACTATTGAACGAGAGCGTGCGAACCCAGCTTGCAAGTTTCAAGTTTGACTGCGGACCCACCGACATGGCACTGCTGCGGGACCCGGCCTACTACAGTCGTCATATCCGCTTCGCCGGCATTTATACGGCCAATGGCAAGAGCTGCTCCACCATGGGACCCGGATTGGCCATTTTGGAAGACATCAAGGATCTACCCAATGGGCAGAATTACAGTGTCACAGCCACCACTGGAGCCTTTGACACCGAGCAGGAGACGCTGATCTACTCCAAACGTAGCGGTAATCTGGCCTACTGGGCACTCGACAGCAGCTGGGCCCATGAGTTGATGCAAAGCCCCTGCCCCGACTGCTTCTACCTCGAATTCTCCCACATGGATCCCGCGCGCGAGCACCTCTACTTCCCCCGTGGCAATGCCGCCATCAAGACGCAACCGGACCGACTGTCGGTCTCCTCATTCGACCAACGCAACAAGGTGGATCAAACCCTGTCGGCCGGCAATGAACTGCGCCACTATGTCGCCATGAAGTTGCGCGGCTACGGGTTGCCTAGCGCCATCCTCCTCGGCCTGTTGTTGACCCTCGCCTACTGGTTGCTGCGCAACTATCGCAATTCCCTGAGCGGCCTGCTCAAACTTGGGCTCCAGCGAAGAGAATTCATTCCCTTCTATCAACCGATCGTCGACTCTCGCACCCAAGAAGTGGTGGGCTATGAGGCACTCATTCGCTGGCAGCGAGGCAAGGGGTTCATCTCCCCCGCCATGTTCATCGATTATGCGGAGCAACAGGGATTGATCGTCCCCATTACCGAACAGCTCGTGCTCAAGGTGGTGGACGATCTGGCGCACCTGCCCCCGCCTCGCTGGGTCAGTGTCAACCTGGTCGCTGACCATCTTGAACAGCGCTATCTGCTGGATATGCTGGCCAAAGTGAAGTGGCCAAGCCCGGACAGGTTGACGTTCGAGCTCACCGAACGCCTTCCCATCACCAATATCAAGGTCGCAGCACGCGAGATAGCCAAGCTGGGACTGCGGGGATATCACTTCAAGATCGACGACTTTGGCACCGGTTACGGGGGATTCGCCTATCTGCAGCAGTTGGGGATCCGCAGCATCAAGATCGACAAGATGTTCGTCGACACCATAGGCACCCAGGATTTCAAGCGCACCGTGCTGGATGCCATCATCGCCTTCGGCCACGAATCCAAGATGGAGATGATTGCAGAAGGAGTGGAGAATCAGGCGCAGCTCGATTACCTCACCAAACACGGCGTCTATCTCATCCAGGGTTATGTCTATGCCAAACCCATGCCGCTGGAAGAGGCGCTGGCCTGGAACCCGCAGCAAGAGAGCGAGCCCGGCGAGATCAAACAGGCCTGA
- a CDS encoding GGDEF domain-containing protein, with protein sequence MREKIIDAIATGDETFVSSVLTTEDAELQYNDFLGTRLAKLSKFCMLSFIIANLFFLALAGARLSYLHANDMLILNPAAWIPFEQSKVDIFSFLLASVAYVVFLFRPGGVTSREGHLTCIIIPHQKLFTSLVYVVGLAWMWVLHLHHNMVSVAPMGYSLLPVLSVVLPLSFICAMVTLPFYSVAMLAALLVANMRPVVELDIGLFVINLAFLMLFVIGVVALAYYVLTVIVRLEYQHFLLTKKVVGRLNLDPLLAISNRRMFFTRLEKRLSRKRAGERPGCLMMIDVDHFKKYNDSYGHAEGDTCLQLISQGLLECTRDDMDLVARYGGEEFCVYLDGASCVEAEIVAARIGRWMREQAIPHRSSTVSEHVTLSIGIAECRLDEPPAASCERADKALYQVKARGRNGFLISLG encoded by the coding sequence ATGAGAGAGAAAATTATCGATGCCATCGCCACGGGTGATGAGACATTTGTATCATCGGTCCTGACTACCGAAGACGCTGAACTGCAATACAATGACTTTTTGGGTACCCGGCTGGCTAAATTGAGCAAGTTCTGCATGCTCTCTTTTATCATCGCCAATCTGTTCTTTCTCGCCTTGGCAGGGGCAAGGTTGTCTTATTTACATGCCAATGACATGCTGATATTAAATCCCGCAGCATGGATACCATTTGAGCAAAGCAAGGTCGATATATTCTCTTTTTTGTTGGCCTCGGTTGCATATGTGGTCTTTTTATTCAGACCGGGTGGAGTGACGTCCCGGGAAGGCCATTTGACCTGCATCATCATACCTCACCAAAAACTATTCACATCACTCGTCTATGTTGTCGGCCTGGCCTGGATGTGGGTGCTGCACCTGCATCACAACATGGTGTCTGTCGCCCCGATGGGATATTCATTGCTGCCCGTATTGAGTGTGGTGCTGCCATTATCGTTTATCTGTGCCATGGTCACGTTGCCTTTTTATAGCGTCGCAATGTTGGCCGCGCTGCTGGTAGCCAATATGCGCCCTGTGGTTGAGCTGGATATCGGGTTGTTTGTCATCAACCTCGCATTCTTGATGCTGTTCGTCATCGGCGTTGTGGCCTTGGCGTATTACGTCCTCACCGTCATTGTGAGGCTCGAGTATCAACATTTTCTGCTGACCAAGAAGGTCGTGGGGCGACTCAATCTCGATCCCTTGCTGGCGATCAGCAACCGGCGGATGTTTTTCACCCGGCTTGAGAAACGGTTATCCAGAAAGCGGGCGGGGGAGAGGCCAGGGTGTCTCATGATGATCGATGTGGATCACTTCAAAAAGTACAACGACAGCTATGGTCATGCCGAGGGGGACACCTGTTTGCAACTCATCAGTCAGGGTCTGTTGGAGTGTACGCGGGATGACATGGATCTGGTGGCGCGTTATGGGGGGGAAGAGTTCTGCGTCTACCTCGACGGGGCGTCTTGCGTTGAAGCTGAGATCGTTGCAGCCAGGATTGGCCGCTGGATGCGAGAACAGGCCATTCCCCACCGATCATCGACCGTGTCTGAGCATGTTACGTTGAGTATCGGGATTGCCGAATGCCGCCTCGATGAGCCTCCGGCGGCAAGCTGCGAGCGAGCGGACAAGGCCCTCTATCAGGTGAAAGCGCGGGGCCGCAATGGCTTTCTCATCTCGCTAGGGTGA
- a CDS encoding EAL domain-containing protein, with protein sequence MQPKKTFIISQQQDSLVHYCSTFTDDINCFDDCLAAYMSMADMGWPDIVMCDFNTRDSHVVKFLHAFSEVKKWTGVILLSETHHDILPSIIDMLRLNQVDVRLLSGHMADDGVLVCTLQSLLMMQGMNVDKPVLAFEPTRVQLLEALSCGHIQPYFQPQITIHNGRLMGAEALARWEHADLGLLAPAQFMDAIRRHDLLNRLSEVILDASLQFAKKWCDANHEIRVSVNVSADQIADEHYPERVVSLLAKYRLPSSCLCIEITEDERHQYASRTLAGAARLRLHGIALSLDDFGKGHASLFNLIRNPVTELKIDRAFISRMLDDPRHYAAVKTSISIAQSLGLQTVAEGVENIDQIHALKALGCHCMQGFYFSPAISSRHFYNCWS encoded by the coding sequence ATGCAACCCAAAAAAACATTCATTATTAGTCAGCAACAAGACAGTCTCGTACATTATTGTTCTACATTCACCGATGATATTAATTGTTTCGATGACTGCCTGGCGGCATATATGTCCATGGCTGATATGGGCTGGCCTGATATCGTCATGTGTGACTTTAACACCAGGGACAGCCATGTCGTGAAATTCCTTCATGCATTCTCTGAGGTAAAGAAATGGACTGGCGTTATTTTATTGTCAGAGACTCACCATGACATTTTGCCGTCGATAATCGACATGCTGCGATTGAATCAGGTGGATGTCCGGTTGTTATCCGGCCACATGGCGGATGATGGAGTGCTGGTTTGCACGCTGCAGAGCCTGCTGATGATGCAAGGGATGAATGTGGACAAGCCGGTGTTGGCGTTTGAACCGACGAGAGTGCAACTGCTCGAGGCGTTATCCTGCGGGCACATTCAACCCTATTTTCAGCCCCAGATAACCATTCACAATGGACGATTGATGGGGGCTGAGGCCCTTGCCCGCTGGGAACATGCCGATCTCGGCCTGCTGGCTCCGGCGCAGTTCATGGATGCAATACGTCGCCATGATTTGTTGAATCGGCTGAGCGAGGTCATCCTGGATGCCTCACTGCAATTTGCGAAAAAATGGTGTGATGCCAACCATGAGATCCGGGTGTCGGTCAATGTCTCGGCGGATCAGATCGCCGATGAACATTATCCGGAACGGGTCGTCTCGTTGCTGGCAAAGTACCGATTGCCTTCATCTTGCCTGTGCATCGAGATCACTGAGGATGAGCGCCATCAATATGCTTCCCGCACGCTGGCAGGCGCTGCCCGCCTGCGCCTGCATGGCATAGCGCTCTCGCTCGACGACTTCGGGAAGGGGCATGCATCCCTATTCAACCTGATCCGCAATCCGGTGACCGAGTTGAAGATTGATCGCGCCTTTATCAGTCGAATGCTGGACGATCCTCGCCACTATGCAGCGGTGAAAACCTCCATCTCGATAGCCCAAAGCCTGGGGCTGCAGACAGTCGCGGAGGGGGTTGAAAACATCGATCAGATCCATGCACTCAAAGCACTGGGCTGTCACTGCATGCAAGGGTTTTATTTTTCACCCGCCATATCATCACGCCATTTCTACAATTGCTGGAGTTAG
- a CDS encoding Crp/Fnr family transcriptional regulator, whose product MSTKQRDWRGELATDIRWPCPLPPQLRDDFIDMAEPLDLKRLNDGLPGIVYIRSGCLTGYTFSENMDASLGMLHGHGCWFGIQSIHAISTPGIYEAITPTELVLFPKKKVESWLNRHPEGYQLLFFIAQHIGRILVQTGSNTLLSLSSRIIYVLLELANKAAPPNDVESRIKITQQTLSHIVGISRPRLNEILHVLSEQGAIRTERGTIVIRDPAGLKTRLHSFSFQYHDPLTA is encoded by the coding sequence ATGAGTACGAAACAACGTGACTGGCGTGGGGAGTTGGCGACCGACATTCGATGGCCCTGCCCCTTGCCCCCTCAGCTTCGCGATGACTTCATCGATATGGCTGAGCCGCTGGACCTCAAGAGATTGAATGATGGATTACCCGGTATCGTGTATATCCGCTCCGGCTGTCTCACCGGCTATACCTTCAGTGAAAACATGGATGCCTCCCTTGGCATGCTCCATGGTCATGGCTGCTGGTTTGGTATCCAGTCAATCCATGCGATCTCCACCCCGGGTATCTACGAGGCCATCACCCCCACCGAACTGGTGCTATTCCCCAAGAAAAAGGTGGAGTCATGGCTGAACCGCCATCCCGAGGGATACCAGCTCCTATTCTTCATCGCCCAGCACATAGGGCGGATCCTGGTGCAGACTGGCAGCAATACACTGCTGTCGTTGAGCTCCAGGATCATTTATGTGCTGCTGGAACTGGCCAACAAGGCGGCCCCGCCCAATGACGTCGAAAGCCGCATCAAGATCACCCAGCAAACTCTCAGCCACATCGTGGGCATCAGCCGCCCCAGACTGAACGAAATTTTGCATGTCCTGTCAGAGCAGGGGGCCATCAGGACGGAAAGGGGCACCATCGTCATCCGGGATCCCGCCGGATTGAAAACGCGGCTGCACAGCTTCTCGTTTCAGTACCACGACCCACTAACGGCATGA